From Schistocerca cancellata isolate TAMUIC-IGC-003103 chromosome 6, iqSchCanc2.1, whole genome shotgun sequence, a single genomic window includes:
- the LOC126191471 gene encoding E3 ubiquitin-protein ligase LNX-like isoform X1, translating to MRWFRKGSGDSPRLLSLSPLRSVDPIDADVDTTAADCVPNRRSRIDMSPVRWRRPEARCWSPQRSNKVHPSPEHLQTPASGAGASAACREKRNPLLERVKTTRLSCFSQDDCRRGLLLDGSQDTDDILTTTPPHASTVHQSDELQHQNSALQVATATPTTTTTTAAAARLSVFCVSASNENVFYGEPSSARARWRRSHGGGGSTESSCLSAKLRAMSERYLRTSTSRLLAKLYRHSTPRPAPEPEMDLGTELGGGDSGGTRTAEDGSDAQEQQHQQQQKVMKSRARSGSTCTEAKLRSFSYGALPGIDDFQRRHNPIFSDDDEDGDSGILVSDSANSSVDEGCSLALTDRQRRRQRAPEIEKTPDRTSPTPPLPPPPVPPHGAAAAETRVVTLMRDHPGQGLGIFIAKTRAAHRAAAGYVVAHIVPGGLAHREGSLRIGDEIVNVNGRRLRGLSMSGARDALRTGPRHVDLVVVARDPEAALALVGTAHNADADPEMEGDAECEQRMQQQQSTVGRGRSMRETCVDYENVVLTTVGGQSRLISVGSGSEDTLVAEVENGGISSPDLSLPSQPSSELQEEQQHRQSREEEGEHVTHFQKHSASGRRDRDRLRAACRSHGTLLDDSPPSNFCTLPRRPRSTLATFHTIIFQKGPGKKSLGFTIVGGRDSPRGAIGIFVKSILEGGQAADDGRLRAGDEVLAVNGQVCHDLTHSEAVALFKKIKTGTVALHICRRVRTKEMSTKAKSCTDLVQTAGSGE from the exons ACATGTCACCGGTGAGGTGGCGGCGGCCAGAGGCACGGTGCTGGTCGCCACAACGCAGCAACAAGGTGCACCCCTCCCCGGAGCACCTGCAAACGCCTGCCTCTGGCGCTGGTGCCAGCGCTGCCTGCCGCGAGAAGAGGAACCCACTACTCGAGCGCGTCAAGACAACGCGCCTCTCCTGCTTCTCCCAGGATGACTGCCGCCGTGGCCTGCTGCTCGATGGCTCGCAG GACACAGATGATATCCTGACGACGACACCACCACATGCCAGCACAGTGCATCAAAGTGATGAGCTGCAGCACCAAAATAGTGCACTGCAGGTGGCGACTGccactcccaccaccaccaccaccactgctgctgctgccaggctCAGCGTCTTCTGCGTGTCAGCATCTAATGAGAATGTCTTCTATGGGGAACCCTCATCTGCTAGGGCACGCTGGCGAAGAAGCCACGG GGGTGGTGGCAGCACTGAATCATCATGTCTTTCTGCAAAACTACGTGCCATGTCTGAGCGCTACCTCCGGACATCTACAAGCAGACTCCTGGCCAAACTATACCGGCACAGTACTCCTAGACCTGCTCCTGAGCCAGAAATGGATCTAGGGACTGAACTAGGAGGTGGTGATAGTGGTGGCACCAGAACAGCAGAAGATGGCTCTGATGCACaggagcagcagcatcagcagcaacaAAAAGTAATGAAGAGCCGTGCACGATCTGGCAGTACGTGTACTGAAGCCAAGCTGCGAAGCTTTTCGTATGGTGCACTGCCTGGGATTGATGACTTCCAGCGCAGGCATAACCCCATATtctctgatgatgatgaagacggggACAGTGGGATCTTG GTGAGTGATTCAGCCAACTCATCCGTGGATGAAGGTTGTTCACTGGCACTCACAGACAGGCAACGACGACGGCAGCGGGCACCCGAGATAGAGAAAACGCCTGACCGCACGAGCCCGACACCACCTCTGCCACCGCCACCTGTACCACCACATGGAGCAGCTGCTGCTGAGACACGTGTTGTGACTCTCATGCGAGACCACCCTGGACAAGGACTGGGCATCTTCATTGCAAAGACACGTGCAGCTCACCGTGCTGCTGCTGGTTATGTTGTGGCACACATTGTGCCTGGTGGGCTTGCACATAG GGAGGGCAGTCTGCGTATAGGTGATGAAATCGTCAATGTGAATGGACGGCGGCTGAGAGGGCTGAGCATGTCCGGAGCACGTGACGCACTGCGCACGGGCCCACGTCATGTTGACCTGGTTGTTGTGGCACGTGACCCTGAAGCAGCACTAGCACTCGTTGGCACAGCACACAATGCAGATGCTGATCCTGAGATGGAAGGAGATGCTGAGTGTGAGCAGCGAATGCAGCAGCAGCAATCAACAGTGGGGCGGGGTCGCAGTATGCGTGAGACATGTGTCGACTATGAAAATGTGGTGCTCACTACAGTGGGTGGCCAGTCACGACTGATATCTGTTGGCAGTGGCAGTGAGGATACTCTTGTTGCAGAG GTGGAAAATGGTGGTATCAGTTCTCCAGATTTGTCATTGCCATCCCAACCTTCATCTGAGCTTCAGGAAGAACAGCAGCATAGACAAagcagagaggaggaaggagagcATGTGACACATTTCCAAAAGCACAGTGCAAGTGGACGACGTGACAGAGACAGACTTCGGGCTGCCTGTCGAAGCCACGGCACACTGCTAGATGATTCGCCACCTTCCAACTTCTGCACGCTACCACGCCGGCCTCGCTCTACACTTGCCACATTCCATACAATAATTTTCCAGAAGGGGCCAGGGAAGAAAAGTCTTGGTTTCACTATTGTAGGTGGCCGTGATTCCCCACGTGGTGCAATTGGCATCTTTGTTAAGAGCATTTTGGAAGGTGGCCAGGCTGCTGATGATGGCAGGTTACGTGCAG GTGATGAAGTTCTTGCTGTTAATGGACAAGTGTGTCATGATCTCACACATTCCGAGGCAGTagcactttttaaaaaaatcaagactGGGACAGTTGCACTGCACATCTGCAGGAGGGTTCGCACAAAAGAAAT
- the LOC126191471 gene encoding E3 ubiquitin-protein ligase LNX-like isoform X2, giving the protein MSAAFHCHVHQGYVDGCLSNASIFRQDMSPVRWRRPEARCWSPQRSNKVHPSPEHLQTPASGAGASAACREKRNPLLERVKTTRLSCFSQDDCRRGLLLDGSQDTDDILTTTPPHASTVHQSDELQHQNSALQVATATPTTTTTTAAAARLSVFCVSASNENVFYGEPSSARARWRRSHGGGGSTESSCLSAKLRAMSERYLRTSTSRLLAKLYRHSTPRPAPEPEMDLGTELGGGDSGGTRTAEDGSDAQEQQHQQQQKVMKSRARSGSTCTEAKLRSFSYGALPGIDDFQRRHNPIFSDDDEDGDSGILVSDSANSSVDEGCSLALTDRQRRRQRAPEIEKTPDRTSPTPPLPPPPVPPHGAAAAETRVVTLMRDHPGQGLGIFIAKTRAAHRAAAGYVVAHIVPGGLAHREGSLRIGDEIVNVNGRRLRGLSMSGARDALRTGPRHVDLVVVARDPEAALALVGTAHNADADPEMEGDAECEQRMQQQQSTVGRGRSMRETCVDYENVVLTTVGGQSRLISVGSGSEDTLVAEVENGGISSPDLSLPSQPSSELQEEQQHRQSREEEGEHVTHFQKHSASGRRDRDRLRAACRSHGTLLDDSPPSNFCTLPRRPRSTLATFHTIIFQKGPGKKSLGFTIVGGRDSPRGAIGIFVKSILEGGQAADDGRLRAGDEVLAVNGQVCHDLTHSEAVALFKKIKTGTVALHICRRVRTKEMSTKAKSCTDLVQTAGSGE; this is encoded by the exons ACATGTCACCGGTGAGGTGGCGGCGGCCAGAGGCACGGTGCTGGTCGCCACAACGCAGCAACAAGGTGCACCCCTCCCCGGAGCACCTGCAAACGCCTGCCTCTGGCGCTGGTGCCAGCGCTGCCTGCCGCGAGAAGAGGAACCCACTACTCGAGCGCGTCAAGACAACGCGCCTCTCCTGCTTCTCCCAGGATGACTGCCGCCGTGGCCTGCTGCTCGATGGCTCGCAG GACACAGATGATATCCTGACGACGACACCACCACATGCCAGCACAGTGCATCAAAGTGATGAGCTGCAGCACCAAAATAGTGCACTGCAGGTGGCGACTGccactcccaccaccaccaccaccactgctgctgctgccaggctCAGCGTCTTCTGCGTGTCAGCATCTAATGAGAATGTCTTCTATGGGGAACCCTCATCTGCTAGGGCACGCTGGCGAAGAAGCCACGG GGGTGGTGGCAGCACTGAATCATCATGTCTTTCTGCAAAACTACGTGCCATGTCTGAGCGCTACCTCCGGACATCTACAAGCAGACTCCTGGCCAAACTATACCGGCACAGTACTCCTAGACCTGCTCCTGAGCCAGAAATGGATCTAGGGACTGAACTAGGAGGTGGTGATAGTGGTGGCACCAGAACAGCAGAAGATGGCTCTGATGCACaggagcagcagcatcagcagcaacaAAAAGTAATGAAGAGCCGTGCACGATCTGGCAGTACGTGTACTGAAGCCAAGCTGCGAAGCTTTTCGTATGGTGCACTGCCTGGGATTGATGACTTCCAGCGCAGGCATAACCCCATATtctctgatgatgatgaagacggggACAGTGGGATCTTG GTGAGTGATTCAGCCAACTCATCCGTGGATGAAGGTTGTTCACTGGCACTCACAGACAGGCAACGACGACGGCAGCGGGCACCCGAGATAGAGAAAACGCCTGACCGCACGAGCCCGACACCACCTCTGCCACCGCCACCTGTACCACCACATGGAGCAGCTGCTGCTGAGACACGTGTTGTGACTCTCATGCGAGACCACCCTGGACAAGGACTGGGCATCTTCATTGCAAAGACACGTGCAGCTCACCGTGCTGCTGCTGGTTATGTTGTGGCACACATTGTGCCTGGTGGGCTTGCACATAG GGAGGGCAGTCTGCGTATAGGTGATGAAATCGTCAATGTGAATGGACGGCGGCTGAGAGGGCTGAGCATGTCCGGAGCACGTGACGCACTGCGCACGGGCCCACGTCATGTTGACCTGGTTGTTGTGGCACGTGACCCTGAAGCAGCACTAGCACTCGTTGGCACAGCACACAATGCAGATGCTGATCCTGAGATGGAAGGAGATGCTGAGTGTGAGCAGCGAATGCAGCAGCAGCAATCAACAGTGGGGCGGGGTCGCAGTATGCGTGAGACATGTGTCGACTATGAAAATGTGGTGCTCACTACAGTGGGTGGCCAGTCACGACTGATATCTGTTGGCAGTGGCAGTGAGGATACTCTTGTTGCAGAG GTGGAAAATGGTGGTATCAGTTCTCCAGATTTGTCATTGCCATCCCAACCTTCATCTGAGCTTCAGGAAGAACAGCAGCATAGACAAagcagagaggaggaaggagagcATGTGACACATTTCCAAAAGCACAGTGCAAGTGGACGACGTGACAGAGACAGACTTCGGGCTGCCTGTCGAAGCCACGGCACACTGCTAGATGATTCGCCACCTTCCAACTTCTGCACGCTACCACGCCGGCCTCGCTCTACACTTGCCACATTCCATACAATAATTTTCCAGAAGGGGCCAGGGAAGAAAAGTCTTGGTTTCACTATTGTAGGTGGCCGTGATTCCCCACGTGGTGCAATTGGCATCTTTGTTAAGAGCATTTTGGAAGGTGGCCAGGCTGCTGATGATGGCAGGTTACGTGCAG GTGATGAAGTTCTTGCTGTTAATGGACAAGTGTGTCATGATCTCACACATTCCGAGGCAGTagcactttttaaaaaaatcaagactGGGACAGTTGCACTGCACATCTGCAGGAGGGTTCGCACAAAAGAAAT
- the LOC126191471 gene encoding E3 ubiquitin-protein ligase LNX-like isoform X3 has product MSPVRWRRPEARCWSPQRSNKVHPSPEHLQTPASGAGASAACREKRNPLLERVKTTRLSCFSQDDCRRGLLLDGSQDTDDILTTTPPHASTVHQSDELQHQNSALQVATATPTTTTTTAAAARLSVFCVSASNENVFYGEPSSARARWRRSHGGGGSTESSCLSAKLRAMSERYLRTSTSRLLAKLYRHSTPRPAPEPEMDLGTELGGGDSGGTRTAEDGSDAQEQQHQQQQKVMKSRARSGSTCTEAKLRSFSYGALPGIDDFQRRHNPIFSDDDEDGDSGILVSDSANSSVDEGCSLALTDRQRRRQRAPEIEKTPDRTSPTPPLPPPPVPPHGAAAAETRVVTLMRDHPGQGLGIFIAKTRAAHRAAAGYVVAHIVPGGLAHREGSLRIGDEIVNVNGRRLRGLSMSGARDALRTGPRHVDLVVVARDPEAALALVGTAHNADADPEMEGDAECEQRMQQQQSTVGRGRSMRETCVDYENVVLTTVGGQSRLISVGSGSEDTLVAEVENGGISSPDLSLPSQPSSELQEEQQHRQSREEEGEHVTHFQKHSASGRRDRDRLRAACRSHGTLLDDSPPSNFCTLPRRPRSTLATFHTIIFQKGPGKKSLGFTIVGGRDSPRGAIGIFVKSILEGGQAADDGRLRAGDEVLAVNGQVCHDLTHSEAVALFKKIKTGTVALHICRRVRTKEMSTKAKSCTDLVQTAGSGE; this is encoded by the exons ATGTCACCGGTGAGGTGGCGGCGGCCAGAGGCACGGTGCTGGTCGCCACAACGCAGCAACAAGGTGCACCCCTCCCCGGAGCACCTGCAAACGCCTGCCTCTGGCGCTGGTGCCAGCGCTGCCTGCCGCGAGAAGAGGAACCCACTACTCGAGCGCGTCAAGACAACGCGCCTCTCCTGCTTCTCCCAGGATGACTGCCGCCGTGGCCTGCTGCTCGATGGCTCGCAG GACACAGATGATATCCTGACGACGACACCACCACATGCCAGCACAGTGCATCAAAGTGATGAGCTGCAGCACCAAAATAGTGCACTGCAGGTGGCGACTGccactcccaccaccaccaccaccactgctgctgctgccaggctCAGCGTCTTCTGCGTGTCAGCATCTAATGAGAATGTCTTCTATGGGGAACCCTCATCTGCTAGGGCACGCTGGCGAAGAAGCCACGG GGGTGGTGGCAGCACTGAATCATCATGTCTTTCTGCAAAACTACGTGCCATGTCTGAGCGCTACCTCCGGACATCTACAAGCAGACTCCTGGCCAAACTATACCGGCACAGTACTCCTAGACCTGCTCCTGAGCCAGAAATGGATCTAGGGACTGAACTAGGAGGTGGTGATAGTGGTGGCACCAGAACAGCAGAAGATGGCTCTGATGCACaggagcagcagcatcagcagcaacaAAAAGTAATGAAGAGCCGTGCACGATCTGGCAGTACGTGTACTGAAGCCAAGCTGCGAAGCTTTTCGTATGGTGCACTGCCTGGGATTGATGACTTCCAGCGCAGGCATAACCCCATATtctctgatgatgatgaagacggggACAGTGGGATCTTG GTGAGTGATTCAGCCAACTCATCCGTGGATGAAGGTTGTTCACTGGCACTCACAGACAGGCAACGACGACGGCAGCGGGCACCCGAGATAGAGAAAACGCCTGACCGCACGAGCCCGACACCACCTCTGCCACCGCCACCTGTACCACCACATGGAGCAGCTGCTGCTGAGACACGTGTTGTGACTCTCATGCGAGACCACCCTGGACAAGGACTGGGCATCTTCATTGCAAAGACACGTGCAGCTCACCGTGCTGCTGCTGGTTATGTTGTGGCACACATTGTGCCTGGTGGGCTTGCACATAG GGAGGGCAGTCTGCGTATAGGTGATGAAATCGTCAATGTGAATGGACGGCGGCTGAGAGGGCTGAGCATGTCCGGAGCACGTGACGCACTGCGCACGGGCCCACGTCATGTTGACCTGGTTGTTGTGGCACGTGACCCTGAAGCAGCACTAGCACTCGTTGGCACAGCACACAATGCAGATGCTGATCCTGAGATGGAAGGAGATGCTGAGTGTGAGCAGCGAATGCAGCAGCAGCAATCAACAGTGGGGCGGGGTCGCAGTATGCGTGAGACATGTGTCGACTATGAAAATGTGGTGCTCACTACAGTGGGTGGCCAGTCACGACTGATATCTGTTGGCAGTGGCAGTGAGGATACTCTTGTTGCAGAG GTGGAAAATGGTGGTATCAGTTCTCCAGATTTGTCATTGCCATCCCAACCTTCATCTGAGCTTCAGGAAGAACAGCAGCATAGACAAagcagagaggaggaaggagagcATGTGACACATTTCCAAAAGCACAGTGCAAGTGGACGACGTGACAGAGACAGACTTCGGGCTGCCTGTCGAAGCCACGGCACACTGCTAGATGATTCGCCACCTTCCAACTTCTGCACGCTACCACGCCGGCCTCGCTCTACACTTGCCACATTCCATACAATAATTTTCCAGAAGGGGCCAGGGAAGAAAAGTCTTGGTTTCACTATTGTAGGTGGCCGTGATTCCCCACGTGGTGCAATTGGCATCTTTGTTAAGAGCATTTTGGAAGGTGGCCAGGCTGCTGATGATGGCAGGTTACGTGCAG GTGATGAAGTTCTTGCTGTTAATGGACAAGTGTGTCATGATCTCACACATTCCGAGGCAGTagcactttttaaaaaaatcaagactGGGACAGTTGCACTGCACATCTGCAGGAGGGTTCGCACAAAAGAAAT